The sequence GGTAGTCTCAAAATACAGATTAAATGATTAAAATTGTATTATACAAATAAAACAGGAATGATTCTAAAGTGGTACGATCAAAACAAGCGTAATCTGCCTTGGAGAGAATCACAGAATCCATATAAAATATGGTTGTCTGAAGTTATGCTTCAGCAAACTCAGGTTGATACAGTAATTCCGTATTTCAAAAAATGGCTCATCCATTATCCAACAATTCAGTCAGTTGCCGAAACCGAGTTAGATGATTTATTAAAAATATGGGAAGGGTTAGGCTATTATTCCCGATGTCGTAACTTTTATAATGCAGCGAAAGAAGTAATCACAAAACACAATGGCATTATCCCTAATAAAATTGAAGTGTTTCGTTCTCTCCCAGGAGTTGGTGAATATATTTCAGGTGCAGTTATGTCAATGGCGTTTAACCAATCGCATATTGCGATGGATGGGAACCATCGTCGGGTTATATCACGAGTTTTAGGAATTAAGAAACTTTCAAATTATAATCAGAAAAGAATAAAATCCATATTAAAGGAATTGATTGGTGTTGATAGGCCTGGGGATGTAAACCAGGCACTAATGGATATTGGTAGTTCTATTTGTAAATCAAGAGAAACATTATGCCTAGATTGTCCATTGCAAAGTTTATGCAAAGCGTTTTTGTTGGGGAATCCCTTAGCTTACCCACAAAAAATTAATAAAAAGAAAATTCCTACAAAGCAATTAGTTGCTGCTTTAATAAAAAATAAAGACAGTATTCTAATTTCAAAAAGGCCGAACAAAGGTTTGCTAGGCGGGTTGTGGGAATTACCAAATGTAGTG is a genomic window of Candidatus Neomarinimicrobiota bacterium containing:
- the mutY gene encoding A/G-specific adenine glycosylase, with the translated sequence MYYTNKTGMILKWYDQNKRNLPWRESQNPYKIWLSEVMLQQTQVDTVIPYFKKWLIHYPTIQSVAETELDDLLKIWEGLGYYSRCRNFYNAAKEVITKHNGIIPNKIEVFRSLPGVGEYISGAVMSMAFNQSHIAMDGNHRRVISRVLGIKKLSNYNQKRIKSILKELIGVDRPGDVNQALMDIGSSICKSRETLCLDCPLQSLCKAFLLGNPLAYPQKINKKKIPTKQLVAALIKNKDSILISKRPNKGLLGGLWELPNVVIENIDSPGNDLIGQIEKQYGYDITVNRPLGKISHSFTHYKMNITLYQCNTKNDMVSEPGVKWVRYSDLNQFAFSKANHKLFRLIEKKDV